One Candidatus Korarchaeum sp. DNA segment encodes these proteins:
- a CDS encoding 3-isopropylmalate dehydratase small subunit, which translates to MIVRGRVIRYGDNVDTDVIIPARYLKHGSDADVLRAHAMEDLDPAFSEKVRERRIIVAGRNFGCGSSREQAVLALKYSGVELVIAESFSRIFFRNSVNLGLPLLELQEAWIIEDGDYVEASLEEGLVVIPERGITLRGRKLPDFMLEMLRAGGLIPYLRGCGRCRG; encoded by the coding sequence TTGATCGTGAGGGGGAGGGTCATAAGGTACGGGGATAACGTCGATACGGATGTCATAATACCGGCTAGGTACCTGAAGCACGGTTCGGATGCCGATGTCCTGAGGGCTCACGCGATGGAGGACCTGGATCCCGCGTTCTCAGAGAAGGTGAGGGAAAGGAGGATAATAGTGGCGGGGAGGAACTTCGGATGTGGTTCCAGCAGGGAGCAGGCCGTGCTAGCGCTCAAGTACTCCGGGGTGGAGCTTGTCATAGCTGAGAGCTTCTCCAGGATCTTCTTCAGGAACTCCGTGAACCTGGGCCTACCCCTGCTGGAGCTCCAGGAAGCTTGGATCATCGAGGACGGGGATTACGTGGAGGCCTCGCTCGAGGAGGGTTTAGTGGTCATACCCGAGAGGGGCATTACCCTCAGGGGGAGGAAGCTCCCCGATTTCATGCTCGAGATGCTCAGGGCGGGGGGTCTCATCCCCTACTTGAGGGGGTGTGGGCGATGCCGAGGATAG